The following coding sequences are from one Canis lupus dingo isolate Sandy chromosome 21, ASM325472v2, whole genome shotgun sequence window:
- the SESN3 gene encoding sestrin-3 isoform X2, giving the protein MSLHTQYLESFLRSQFYMLRMDGPLPLPHRHYIAIMAAARHQCSYLINMHVDEFLKTGGIAEWLNGLEYVPQRLKNLNEINKLLAHRPWLITKEHIQKLVKTGENNWSLPELVHAVVLLAHYHALASFVFGSGINPERDPEISNGFRLISVNNFCVCDLANDNNIENASLTGSNFGIVDSLSELEALMDRMKRLQGEREDEEASQEEMTTRFEKEKKESLFVVSGDTFHSFPHSDFEDDMIITSDVSRYIEDPGFGYEDFARRGEEHLPTFRAQDYTWENHGFSLVNRLYSDIGHLLDEKFRMVYNLTYNTMAAHEDVDTTTLRRALFNYVHCMFGIRYDDYDYGEVNQLLERSLKVYIKTVTCYPERTTKRMYDSYWRQFKHSEKVHVNLLLMEARMQAELLYALRAITRHLT; this is encoded by the exons GCTGCGGCTAGACATCAGTGTTCCTACCTAATAAACATGCACGTGGATGAATTTTTGAAGACAGGAGGTATTGCTGAGTGGTTGAATGGTTTGGAATATGTACCGCAAAGACTGAAAAATCTTAATGAAATAAACAAGCTGCTAGCACACCGACCCTGGCTGATCACGAAAGAGCACATTCAG AAACTTGtcaaaactggagaaaataattGGTCTCTGCCCGAACTGGTACATGCTGTGGTCCTACTGGCACATTATCATGCTTTGGCAAGCTTTGTTTTTGGTAGTGGCATCAATCCAGAGAGGGATCCAGAAATCTCCAATGGATTCAGGCTAATATCAGTCAACAATTTCTGTGTTTGTGATCTCGCTAATGATAACAATATAGAGAATGCATCCCTTACAGGCAGCAACTTTGGG ATTGTCGATTCTCTAAGTGAGCTAGAGGCCTTAATGGACAGAATGAAGAGGCttcagggagagagggaagatgaAGAGGCATCTCAGGAAGAAATGACCACTCGCtttgagaaggagaagaaagaaagtctTTTTGTGGTCTCTGGAGacacttttcattcatttcctcattcAG attttgaagatgacatgattatAACATCTGATGTCTCTCGATATATCGAAGACCCTGGTTTTGGGTATGAGGACTTTGCCAGACGAGGAGAAGAACATTTGCCAACATTCCGAGCTCAG GACTATACCTGGGAAAATCATGGGTTCTCCCTGGTGAACAGACTTTATTCTGACATTGGACATCTTCTTGATGAGAAGTTTCGCATGGTCTACAATCTCACCTATAACACTATGGCCGCCCATGAGGATGTTGACACAACCACGCTGCGCAGAGCTTTATTTAACTATGTTCACTGTATGTTTGGAATCAG GTATGATGACTATGATTACGGAGAAGTTAATCAATTACTTGAACGAAGCCTGAAGGTTTACATTAAGACAGTGACCTGCTATCCTGAAAGAACCACCAAGCGCATGTATGATAGTTACTGGCGTCAGTTCAAGCACTCAGAAAAG GTTCACGTAAATCTACTTTTAATGGAAGCACGGATGCAAGCTGAACTCCTTTATGCCCTTCGTGCCATAACTCGGCATTTGACCTGA